Proteins encoded within one genomic window of Methanosarcina barkeri str. Wiesmoor:
- a CDS encoding S-methyl-5-thioribose-1-phosphate isomerase, producing the protein MRTIDWKEESNSVVLVDQTLLPKEYRIIECKTLSSLCEAIKFLRVRGAPALGAAGGFGIALAAFLSGARDFETIIRDLKVAGKTLKSTRPTAVNLSWGVDRVLKAVSDAFDVQRVREIALQEARDIAEEDVTTNKLIGESGTKLLKDGDTILTHCNAGRLACVDWGTALGVVRSAIAEGKEIKVIACETRPLNQGSRITAWELMQDKIPVTLISDSMAGWVMQQGFVDSVLVGADRITQDVIFNKIGTYSLSILAKEHNIPFYVAAPASTFDFNGWEGSVKIEMRDPDELRFFGSEQLAPKDVEVYNPAFDATPMENVTAVVTEKGVFYPPFLLDEVLV; encoded by the coding sequence ATGAGGACAATTGACTGGAAGGAAGAGTCTAACTCCGTGGTGCTGGTAGACCAGACCCTTCTCCCTAAAGAGTACAGGATAATAGAATGCAAAACCCTGAGTTCTCTCTGCGAAGCTATAAAATTTCTCCGGGTCAGGGGTGCTCCTGCTCTCGGTGCAGCAGGAGGTTTCGGGATTGCCCTTGCAGCTTTCCTGAGTGGGGCTAGAGATTTCGAAACAATAATAAGAGATCTTAAGGTTGCGGGAAAAACCCTTAAATCAACCCGACCTACGGCAGTAAACCTTAGTTGGGGTGTGGACAGAGTTCTGAAAGCGGTTTCAGATGCCTTTGATGTTCAGAGAGTCCGGGAAATTGCCCTTCAGGAAGCCAGGGATATTGCGGAAGAAGATGTAACTACTAATAAATTGATAGGTGAATCCGGGACAAAACTCCTGAAGGATGGAGATACCATACTCACACACTGCAATGCAGGCAGGCTAGCCTGTGTTGACTGGGGTACAGCTCTTGGGGTTGTGCGCTCGGCTATTGCTGAGGGCAAAGAGATAAAGGTTATTGCCTGTGAGACCAGGCCCCTGAACCAGGGAAGCAGGATTACTGCATGGGAGCTGATGCAGGACAAGATTCCAGTAACCCTTATTTCGGATTCTATGGCTGGATGGGTAATGCAGCAGGGATTTGTAGACAGCGTGCTTGTAGGGGCTGACAGGATTACCCAGGATGTTATTTTCAACAAAATAGGTACTTATTCCCTCTCCATTCTTGCAAAAGAGCACAATATTCCATTTTATGTAGCAGCTCCTGCCTCTACTTTCGATTTCAATGGCTGGGAAGGCAGTGTAAAGATAGAGATGCGAGACCCGGATGAGTTGCGCTTTTTTGGATCCGAGCAACTTGCCCCAAAAGACGTGGAAGTTTACAACCCTGCCTTTGACGCAACTCCCATGGAAAACGTGACTGCAGTAGTTACTGAGAAAGGAGTATTTTACCCGCCATTCCTCTTGGACGAAGTACTTGTTTGA
- the nrdD gene encoding anaerobic ribonucleoside-triphosphate reductase, producing MTSEILLHDYQLSDNQSAQKTLEELSVSPLSKNDQLSDNKPVQKTLDGLSVSPFPKVRTTDGFILNWDRNIIVNQLLKETKLSEIFYNKPSITKEEAIEIAKDAEKIIKKMNLKFLSGPLIREIVNNILLDRGHVEWRNIMTRVGASVYDAYEIDTGYGFEANDNANQLNNAETSHKRKADKMSKEQNLLLMPKELSDLHLNGDFHIHDLEYMGTRPFCQDWDLRYFFYYGLMPDGVGTQSSVAKPAKNAEVAFLHAVKAMGSAQTNFAGGQGFYNFLTFMAPYLEGKSETEIRQLMQMFVYEMMQMMCARGGQTVFSSVQLSPGVPKLWKNIPIVAKGTVWDGKQAPLRTYGEFEKEVRLGFKALMDVMLEGDAWGKPFSFPKPEISIEPDFMEENEEFNKAHPELPTYKELYRMTFELAAKFGTPYFDNQLPEYRGAGEGISCYQCCAYQFSANPTDDKEFDDKLYFRDGKHFSMGSWMVLSLNCPRAAYRAEHNDEKLFNELKTLMNKGVEVFKIKRRWMNSLIKKNRIPFAAQRPKDPNTGEKGAIAVDFESLVYTIGVIGINEMVQYHTGYQIHESPVAYKLAIRAMFEMKMHAQKLSKETGMEIALARTPAETTAQRFAVSDLLHKEYADKAEFTIKGNLEAAKSELNQTHDLPIYYTNGTHVTVGADISLPERIKYEHTFFPIVDGGNILHVWLGEGQPDPDGLQELAMHIAKNTQTGYFAFTKDMTVCTDEGYVADGLLDRCPKCKSKNVQHLSRITGYLQSVEGWNKGKRQELLDRKRYSPRELR from the coding sequence ATGACAAGCGAGATTCTCTTACACGATTACCAATTATCTGACAACCAATCAGCCCAAAAGACGCTTGAAGAATTGTCCGTCTCTCCCCTCTCCAAAAATGACCAGTTATCTGACAACAAGCCAGTGCAAAAAACCCTTGACGGGCTGTCTGTCTCTCCGTTCCCCAAAGTAAGGACAACAGATGGTTTTATTCTTAACTGGGACAGGAATATTATTGTAAACCAGCTTCTGAAAGAAACAAAATTAAGCGAAATTTTCTATAACAAACCCTCAATCACAAAAGAAGAAGCCATTGAGATTGCAAAGGACGCAGAAAAGATCATTAAAAAGATGAATCTCAAGTTTCTCTCAGGTCCTCTTATCCGGGAAATAGTAAACAATATTCTGCTTGACAGGGGACATGTTGAATGGAGAAACATTATGACCAGAGTCGGAGCTTCGGTCTACGACGCCTATGAAATCGACACTGGTTACGGCTTTGAAGCAAATGATAATGCAAACCAGTTGAACAATGCCGAAACCTCACATAAAAGAAAAGCTGACAAAATGTCCAAGGAGCAAAATCTCCTTCTAATGCCAAAAGAGCTTTCCGACCTTCATCTCAACGGGGATTTCCATATTCATGACCTTGAATATATGGGCACAAGACCATTTTGCCAGGATTGGGATCTCCGCTACTTTTTTTATTATGGACTCATGCCTGATGGAGTGGGAACCCAATCAAGCGTGGCAAAGCCCGCGAAGAATGCCGAGGTAGCTTTCCTTCATGCGGTAAAAGCTATGGGTTCGGCTCAGACCAATTTTGCAGGCGGGCAGGGTTTTTACAATTTCCTGACTTTTATGGCTCCCTATCTGGAAGGGAAGTCTGAAACCGAGATAAGACAGCTTATGCAAATGTTCGTCTATGAAATGATGCAGATGATGTGTGCAAGAGGCGGACAGACTGTTTTTTCATCCGTGCAACTTTCCCCTGGGGTCCCAAAACTCTGGAAAAATATACCGATTGTTGCTAAGGGAACGGTCTGGGACGGCAAGCAGGCTCCTCTCAGAACCTATGGAGAATTCGAAAAGGAAGTCCGCCTCGGGTTCAAGGCTCTTATGGATGTTATGCTTGAAGGAGATGCCTGGGGTAAACCTTTCAGTTTCCCAAAGCCCGAAATTTCCATTGAACCTGACTTTATGGAAGAAAATGAGGAATTCAACAAGGCTCACCCTGAGCTTCCGACTTACAAAGAGTTATACAGAATGACCTTCGAGCTGGCTGCTAAATTCGGGACTCCTTACTTTGATAATCAGCTTCCTGAGTACAGGGGCGCAGGAGAAGGAATTTCATGTTATCAATGTTGCGCGTATCAGTTTTCTGCAAACCCTACTGATGATAAAGAGTTCGATGACAAACTTTATTTCAGGGATGGAAAACACTTTTCAATGGGCTCATGGATGGTCCTGTCTTTAAACTGCCCAAGAGCAGCATACAGGGCTGAACATAATGATGAAAAACTTTTCAATGAGCTCAAGACCCTGATGAATAAGGGAGTGGAAGTTTTCAAGATCAAGCGCAGATGGATGAATAGTCTGATCAAGAAAAACCGGATTCCCTTTGCAGCCCAGCGTCCCAAAGATCCTAATACAGGAGAAAAAGGAGCCATAGCTGTGGACTTCGAAAGCCTTGTCTATACTATCGGAGTGATCGGGATCAATGAAATGGTCCAGTACCATACAGGCTACCAAATCCATGAGTCTCCTGTTGCATACAAGCTTGCAATAAGGGCTATGTTTGAAATGAAAATGCACGCTCAAAAGCTTTCAAAGGAAACTGGTATGGAAATTGCTCTTGCAAGAACGCCTGCAGAAACGACAGCCCAGCGTTTCGCAGTCTCGGACCTCCTGCATAAAGAATATGCCGACAAGGCCGAATTCACAATTAAAGGGAATTTGGAAGCCGCAAAAAGCGAGTTGAATCAGACGCATGACCTGCCAATCTACTATACTAATGGAACTCATGTTACCGTTGGTGCAGATATATCTCTGCCTGAAAGGATAAAGTACGAGCATACTTTCTTCCCGATTGTGGACGGCGGAAATATCCTGCATGTATGGCTTGGAGAAGGACAGCCGGATCCTGACGGCCTTCAGGAGCTTGCGATGCATATAGCAAAGAACACCCAGACAGGTTACTTTGCCTTTACCAAAGACATGACCGTATGCACCGACGAAGGATATGTAGCCGATGGATTACTGGACAGATGCCCGAAGTGTAAGTCTAAAAACGTACAGCATCTCTCAAGGATCACAGGATACCTTCAATCGGTTGAAGGCTGGAACAAAGGCAAGCGCCAGGAACTTCTGGACAGAAAACGATACAGTCCAAGGGAACTCAGGTAA
- a CDS encoding anaerobic ribonucleoside-triphosphate reductase activating protein: MKVNYAGTVPLSTVDWKGRAAVTIFFGGCPLRCPYCQNHPYLQGLNPVELEFVEEQIKESTLFVSAVVFSGGEPLMQKAIVPLAEFAREIGLAIGIHTNGCYPEMVNELVKRKLVDKFFIDIKAPLDDPELYGKVTGFEESEAMKKNPEQITASVIKTLEIVDSCGLELELRTTLIRDFIGSKEEIASIAAWISKHMKNRELTYVLQQGIPEHSLQENLRELRILEREELYELGKIAKNFLENVRIRTKEGGDEVLSDSV; this comes from the coding sequence ATGAAAGTAAACTACGCAGGGACTGTCCCTCTTTCGACCGTGGACTGGAAAGGGAGGGCGGCAGTTACTATCTTTTTTGGGGGGTGCCCGCTTCGCTGCCCCTACTGCCAGAACCATCCCTACCTCCAGGGGCTTAATCCTGTAGAACTGGAGTTCGTGGAAGAGCAGATAAAAGAATCGACACTCTTTGTGAGTGCAGTTGTATTTTCAGGAGGGGAACCTCTGATGCAGAAAGCAATTGTGCCTCTCGCTGAGTTTGCAAGAGAAATTGGGCTTGCAATTGGGATTCATACAAACGGCTGCTACCCTGAAATGGTAAACGAACTGGTTAAACGAAAGCTAGTTGATAAATTTTTTATCGATATAAAAGCTCCCCTAGATGATCCCGAACTTTATGGGAAAGTTACGGGTTTCGAAGAATCTGAAGCGATGAAAAAAAATCCAGAACAGATTACTGCATCTGTAATAAAAACGCTTGAAATTGTAGATTCCTGCGGCTTAGAACTGGAACTTCGGACAACGTTAATTAGAGATTTTATCGGAAGCAAGGAAGAAATTGCCAGTATAGCTGCCTGGATCTCGAAACATATGAAAAATAGAGAACTTACCTATGTACTGCAGCAGGGGATTCCGGAACATAGCTTGCAGGAAAATTTAAGAGAGCTGCGGATTCTGGAAAGGGAAGAGTTATATGAACTCGGTAAAATCGCAAAAAATTTTCTGGAAAATGTGAGAATAAGAACAAAAGAAGGCGGAGACGAAGTGCTCTCAGACTCTGTATGA
- a CDS encoding glutaredoxin family protein: protein MAKIIIYTTESCPKCNKLKNFLEAHSVAFEVEDMSTPEALTELRFNGVFTVTAPVLQINDTFLTHEELFSGGEVNPEKIQEVL, encoded by the coding sequence ATGGCAAAAATAATCATATATACAACGGAAAGCTGTCCGAAATGCAATAAATTAAAAAATTTCCTGGAGGCACACTCAGTCGCTTTTGAGGTAGAAGATATGTCTACTCCTGAAGCTCTAACGGAACTGCGTTTCAATGGAGTCTTCACAGTGACAGCGCCTGTTTTACAGATCAATGACACATTCCTTACGCACGAGGAACTCTTCAGTGGAGGAGAAGTAAACCCTGAAAAAATCCAGGAAGTCCTGTAA
- a CDS encoding inositol-3-phosphate synthase — MTKIKIAIAGIGNCASSLIQGIEYYKVDDKEPIGLMHREIGGYKPGDIKVVAAFDIDARKVGKDVSEAIFAPPNCTAVFCPDVPSTGVKVKMGRVLDGVSDHMKNYKESQTFVVSKEQEATKADIVNEIKNSGADMLLNYLPVGSEEAVRFYAECALEAGVALVNNMPVFIASNPEWAKKFEEKNIPIIGDDVKAQLGATITHRILADLFEKRGVKLERTYQLNTGGNTDFLNMLNRNRLASKRESKTEAVQSVLSRKLDDDNIHIGPSDYVAWQKDNKICFLRMEGKLFGDVPMNLELRLSVEDSPNSGGVVIDAIRCCKLALDRGIGGVLYSPASYFMKHPAIQYPDDEAYRRTEEFISGTRER; from the coding sequence ATGACAAAAATAAAAATAGCAATTGCAGGAATCGGGAACTGTGCAAGCTCTTTGATACAGGGCATTGAGTACTATAAAGTCGACGATAAAGAACCCATAGGACTGATGCACAGGGAAATTGGAGGGTATAAACCTGGCGACATTAAGGTTGTTGCTGCCTTTGACATTGATGCCAGAAAAGTAGGAAAAGACGTCTCTGAGGCCATCTTTGCTCCCCCGAACTGCACAGCAGTTTTTTGTCCTGATGTTCCGTCCACAGGTGTGAAGGTTAAAATGGGCAGGGTTCTCGATGGGGTCTCTGACCATATGAAAAACTATAAAGAAAGTCAAACTTTTGTTGTCAGCAAGGAACAGGAAGCTACAAAAGCCGATATCGTGAACGAAATTAAAAACTCGGGTGCTGATATGCTTCTCAATTACCTGCCTGTAGGTTCTGAAGAAGCGGTCCGTTTTTATGCCGAGTGTGCTCTTGAAGCAGGTGTGGCTTTAGTTAATAATATGCCTGTTTTTATCGCAAGCAATCCAGAATGGGCAAAAAAATTTGAGGAAAAGAATATTCCTATCATTGGTGATGATGTTAAAGCTCAACTCGGAGCTACCATCACGCATAGGATTCTTGCAGACCTTTTCGAAAAACGAGGCGTAAAACTTGAGAGAACATACCAGCTAAATACCGGGGGAAATACGGATTTCCTGAATATGCTCAACAGGAACAGGCTCGCTTCCAAACGGGAATCAAAGACCGAAGCTGTTCAGTCCGTGCTTTCCAGGAAGCTTGATGACGACAATATCCACATCGGACCCAGCGACTACGTAGCCTGGCAAAAGGACAACAAGATTTGCTTCCTGAGAATGGAAGGTAAGCTTTTTGGAGATGTGCCTATGAACCTTGAACTCCGCCTTTCCGTAGAAGACTCTCCTAACTCCGGAGGTGTGGTAATCGATGCCATCCGATGCTGTAAGCTGGCTCTTGATCGCGGAATAGGAGGCGTGTTGTATTCCCCGGCTTCCTACTTTATGAAACACCCGGCAATTCAGTACCCTGATGACGAGGCTTACAGGCGGACTGAAGAATTCATATCTGGAACCAGAGAACGTTAA
- a CDS encoding preprotein translocase subunit Sec61beta: MAKKSGSGLQSSAGLMRYYEADKNAVQVQPKVVLIVGAIVGIAVLFLSAVNGFWP; this comes from the coding sequence ATGGCTAAAAAATCAGGTTCCGGGCTCCAGTCTTCTGCAGGGCTCATGCGCTATTATGAAGCAGATAAAAATGCAGTTCAAGTCCAGCCTAAGGTAGTGCTGATTGTCGGTGCAATTGTTGGCATTGCAGTATTATTCTTAAGTGCTGTAAATGGTTTCTGGCCGTAA
- a CDS encoding S9 family peptidase: protein MSRQSSGKKESKRKASSGTRISKPTIFLLGFLLILVGIFGVLYNPSNSTGSAAPWKVSEAGTLSFPDREEPVFTAQEIEDVYAPENLDTLKLLSFESKGEKIQALLRIPANSSSSPGLVLLPGAGVSKEAEQGLAVELSNMGYATLTLDQRNLGGINTEKDLELFKAGLEPVEYDMVYDALKASDVLAAQPEINPKKLAILGESNGGRFAILACALNPSFKGVIGISTSGYGTGEIDSSLASDSEAYQFYRSIDPDTYLSTLPPAKFVLIHSSNDPIISHDLALRTYSLAKEPKAMYNVTEATHGYTASMRPYLEKELALLLN, encoded by the coding sequence TTGAGCAGGCAGAGTTCAGGAAAAAAAGAAAGTAAACGCAAGGCTTCTTCAGGGACAAGAATCTCCAAGCCCACAATTTTTCTTCTGGGTTTTCTTCTTATACTTGTGGGTATTTTTGGAGTCCTGTATAATCCTTCCAATTCTACAGGCTCTGCGGCCCCCTGGAAGGTTTCGGAAGCAGGTACTCTATCTTTCCCAGATCGAGAAGAGCCAGTATTTACAGCTCAGGAAATCGAAGATGTATACGCTCCTGAAAACTTGGATACTTTAAAACTGTTGTCTTTTGAAAGCAAAGGGGAAAAAATCCAGGCTCTCTTAAGAATTCCTGCAAATTCCTCTTCTTCTCCTGGCCTGGTCCTGCTGCCTGGAGCAGGGGTTAGCAAAGAAGCTGAACAGGGTCTAGCTGTGGAACTCTCTAATATGGGATATGCAACTCTCACTCTTGACCAACGCAATCTGGGCGGTATAAATACAGAAAAAGATCTGGAACTTTTCAAGGCAGGCCTTGAGCCCGTAGAATATGACATGGTTTATGATGCTCTTAAAGCCTCAGATGTGCTTGCGGCTCAGCCTGAAATTAACCCTAAAAAGCTTGCCATCCTCGGGGAAAGTAATGGTGGAAGATTTGCAATTCTTGCCTGCGCTCTTAATCCTTCCTTTAAAGGAGTTATCGGAATCAGCACCTCAGGGTATGGCACTGGAGAAATTGATTCTTCCCTTGCAAGCGATTCTGAAGCTTATCAGTTCTATCGTTCAATTGATCCAGATACTTATCTCTCTACTCTTCCGCCTGCAAAATTCGTGCTGATTCATTCTTCTAATGATCCGATAATCTCCCATGATCTGGCACTCCGCACCTATTCCCTTGCAAAAGAGCCAAAAGCGATGTATAACGTTACTGAGGCAACACACGGATATACAGCCTCAATGCGCCCTTATCTTGAAAAAGAACTTGCCCTTCTTTTAAACTAA
- the thiL gene encoding thiamine-phosphate kinase, whose amino-acid sequence MKNTKVYSVGERALISILSEIFKAPDGREKEQEGILIGAGSDDCAVLDLKGEDCLVVTTDMLHRTTDFPEEMTPWQIGWMSAAVNLSDIAAMGAEPTGLVMAIGMPADTEIAFVEALAKGMQACTEFCGTMIIGGDLDTHTELTITGTALGRVKKSQLLLRRGARPGDLVCVTGYTGSAGAALEALQSGKPVSETVLKALFEPVPRTKEARKLAESGAVTSMMDTSDGLAMSLYDLSRQSRVGFMIRENALPVLREVRKFASNPNRLREFSLYTGGDFELLITIDPQKIKKVQNICNLVVIGECTKYEAGIVLESPECEHITIEQRGYQQLKAETVDRST is encoded by the coding sequence ATGAAAAACACAAAAGTATATTCAGTTGGAGAGCGCGCTCTAATCTCCATATTATCTGAGATTTTCAAAGCACCTGATGGCAGGGAGAAAGAACAGGAAGGAATCCTTATAGGCGCAGGTTCGGATGACTGCGCCGTCCTTGACCTGAAAGGCGAAGACTGCCTGGTTGTTACTACTGATATGCTGCACAGGACTACTGATTTTCCGGAAGAGATGACACCCTGGCAAATAGGCTGGATGTCAGCAGCCGTAAACCTCAGTGACATTGCAGCCATGGGTGCAGAGCCCACAGGACTTGTTATGGCAATTGGGATGCCTGCAGATACCGAAATTGCTTTTGTTGAAGCCCTTGCAAAAGGTATGCAGGCATGTACCGAATTCTGCGGAACTATGATTATAGGGGGCGATCTTGATACCCACACAGAACTGACAATTACAGGAACGGCACTTGGCAGGGTGAAAAAAAGCCAGCTCCTTCTTCGGCGCGGAGCAAGACCAGGTGACCTTGTCTGTGTCACGGGCTATACAGGATCGGCAGGAGCAGCTCTGGAAGCCCTTCAGTCTGGGAAGCCAGTGAGCGAAACCGTCTTGAAGGCACTTTTTGAACCTGTCCCGCGCACGAAAGAAGCCAGGAAGCTAGCCGAATCCGGAGCAGTCACATCAATGATGGATACGAGTGACGGCCTTGCAATGTCCCTTTACGACCTTTCCAGGCAGAGCCGCGTGGGATTCATGATCCGGGAAAATGCCCTTCCTGTCCTCAGAGAGGTACGGAAATTTGCTTCAAATCCGAACAGGCTAAGGGAATTTTCCCTTTACACGGGTGGAGATTTCGAACTTCTTATTACAATTGACCCGCAAAAGATCAAAAAAGTACAAAATATATGTAACTTAGTCGTTATAGGAGAATGTACAAAGTATGAAGCAGGCATTGTACTCGAATCCCCAGAATGCGAGCATATAACTATAGAGCAGAGAGGATACCAGCAGCTAAAAGCCGAAACTGTTGATAGATCCACCTGA
- the radB gene encoding DNA repair and recombination protein RadB, which produces MQKNVISWVSYIYQAQKRCHFIEKLLSSGCKPLDELLGGGFEKGIVTQIFGAAGTGKTNVCIQLAVECVKQGQRVIFIDTEGLSPTRFKQIAGDNAKELARSIIIYEPLNFEEQYAAVREVERIASENIGLVILDSATSYYRFELEDDETGMKSRRELASQIGYLHALARKYGFAAVITNQVYSDITSGGVRPLGGSSLEHISKTIIQLEKTGEGTRRAILYKHRSCPEGSSAEFRITAEGIR; this is translated from the coding sequence TTGCAAAAAAACGTTATATCATGGGTCAGTTATATTTACCAAGCACAAAAGAGGTGTCACTTCATAGAAAAATTACTATCTTCCGGCTGCAAGCCTCTTGACGAACTTCTAGGAGGAGGTTTCGAAAAAGGGATTGTGACTCAAATCTTCGGAGCTGCAGGAACAGGGAAAACAAATGTCTGCATCCAGCTTGCAGTGGAATGCGTAAAGCAAGGGCAGAGAGTCATCTTCATAGATACCGAAGGGCTTTCTCCTACTCGATTCAAGCAGATTGCAGGGGATAATGCAAAAGAACTAGCTAGAAGCATCATTATCTATGAACCCCTGAATTTTGAAGAACAATATGCGGCCGTAAGGGAAGTGGAGAGAATAGCCAGTGAGAATATAGGTCTCGTGATCCTTGATTCTGCGACCTCATACTACAGGTTCGAGCTTGAAGACGATGAGACAGGCATGAAAAGCCGCAGAGAACTTGCTAGCCAGATAGGATATTTGCATGCTCTTGCCCGTAAATACGGTTTTGCCGCAGTCATAACCAACCAGGTATATTCCGATATTACTTCAGGGGGGGTGCGTCCGCTTGGCGGTAGTTCCCTGGAGCATATTTCAAAGACGATCATCCAGCTTGAAAAAACCGGCGAAGGAACCAGGCGCGCTATTCTGTACAAACATCGGTCCTGCCCTGAAGGTTCGAGTGCAGAATTTAGAATTACAGCCGAAGGGATTCGCTAA